The stretch of DNA GCGCCGGTGGTCAGATGCCACCCGCTCCGGTGACGCTCGCGCCCGTTGAGCAGACAGCACTGGTCGAGTGGGAGGAGTTCACGGGGCGTGTGGAACCTGTTGAAACCGTCGAACTGCGCCCCCGCGTCTCCGGTTACATCACTGAGGTTCATTTCCAGTCCGGAGCCCTCGTTAAAGAAGGAGACATCCTCTTCACCATTGATCAGCGCCCTTTCATCACCAAGCTGCGCGTCGCCACTGCTGAAGTCCAGCGTGCCGAAGCCAGCGCCCTCGCCGCGAAGCGCGAATACGACCGTGTCTCCAGCCTCCTTGCCGCCAAGGCCATCGCCCCGGAGCAGGCTGAAATGCGCGAATCCATGTTCCGCCAAGGCGAAGCTGCCCTCGAATCCGCCAAGGCCACCCAGCATAGCGCCGAGATCGAGATGGAGCACACCGAGGTCAAAGCCCCCATCTCCGGCCGCATCAGCCGCGCCATCACCACCCAGGGCAACTACGTGACCGCAGGCACCACCTTGCTGACGACCATCGTCACCGTGGACCCCGTCTATGTTTATACCGACATTGACGAAAACAGCCTCCTCCGCCTCCAGGCCCTGCAGCGGGATAAAAAGCTCTACACCAATGGCAAAGGCCGCGTCCCGGTTGAGCTTCAGCTCTCTAATGAGACGGAGTTCAAGCATAAAGGCCATATCGAGTCCTTTGATAACCGCCTCGATTCCAGCACCGGCAGCATGATCCTCCGGGCCGAGTTTTCCAACACCGACGGTTCTCTCACCCCCGGCCTCTTTGCCCGTGTCCGTCTCCCCATGACAGCTGAATACCCGGCCCTGCTCATTGATGAAAAATC from Prosthecobacter sp. SYSU 5D2 encodes:
- a CDS encoding efflux RND transporter periplasmic adaptor subunit, which produces MKPQTLLPFVLLLASCGKPPQESAGGQMPPAPVTLAPVEQTALVEWEEFTGRVEPVETVELRPRVSGYITEVHFQSGALVKEGDILFTIDQRPFITKLRVATAEVQRAEASALAAKREYDRVSSLLAAKAIAPEQAEMRESMFRQGEAALESAKATQHSAEIEMEHTEVKAPISGRISRAITTQGNYVTAGTTLLTTIVTVDPVYVYTDIDENSLLRLQALQRDKKLYTNGKGRVPVELQLSNETEFKHKGHIESFDNRLDSSTGSMILRAEFSNTDGSLTPGLFARVRLPMTAEYPALLIDEKSILTDQANKFVLGVDENNISVYKPVVIGPSINGKRIIRSGLSAGDKIIINGQARLPQPGMPVTPIEAPTAPPAKATASN